From a region of the Paenibacillus sp. FSL R10-2734 genome:
- a CDS encoding TIGR01440 family protein produces the protein MDEVVELSLTEATVTVLRELAEAGNLGSGKIVVVGVSTSEVAGVRIGTGGALEVAQQLLEGVRLVAEEKGFHLVYQCCEHLNRALVMERSLLELLRLNEVSAVPIPGAGGSMAAAAYRSMKDPVLAEMIEAHAGLDIGETLIGMHLRRVAVPFRPTLRYIGAARVNAAWTRPPLIGGERAVYRTPEQSGSQACD, from the coding sequence ATGGACGAAGTTGTGGAGTTATCTTTAACTGAAGCAACCGTCACTGTGTTAAGGGAGTTGGCGGAAGCTGGAAACCTTGGATCAGGCAAAATTGTTGTCGTTGGAGTTAGCACAAGTGAGGTCGCTGGTGTTCGGATTGGAACCGGTGGTGCGCTTGAAGTCGCGCAGCAACTGCTCGAAGGGGTTCGTTTGGTCGCAGAGGAAAAAGGATTTCATCTCGTTTATCAGTGCTGCGAGCATTTGAATCGTGCGCTTGTAATGGAACGCTCTTTGTTAGAGTTGCTTAGGTTAAATGAAGTTTCAGCTGTACCCATACCGGGGGCTGGAGGTTCGATGGCTGCGGCTGCTTATCGCTCTATGAAAGATCCTGTTTTGGCGGAAATGATAGAAGCACATGCTGGTTTAGATATTGGTGAGACGCTCATAGGTATGCATTTGCGGCGGGTGGCAGTTCCTTTTCGGCCGACTTTACGGTACATTGGAGCAGCTAGGGTGAATGCGGCATGGACTAGACCCCCGCTTATTGGCGGCGAACGTGCAGTCTACCGTACTCCAGAGCAAAGTGGTTCACAGGCTTGTGATTAA